The following proteins come from a genomic window of Prionailurus viverrinus isolate Anna chromosome D1, UM_Priviv_1.0, whole genome shotgun sequence:
- the LOC125177223 gene encoding olfactory receptor 52L1 — protein sequence MIFVSFLSSFSKPLTMALSNSSWRLLQPSFFLMGIPGLEESQHWIAMPLSVLYLFAVMGNVTIIFIIWTDPSLHQPMYLFLAMLSGIDLVLASSTAPKTLAVLLVHAHEIGYTVCLTQMFFIHAFSSMESGVLVAMALDRYVAICHPLHHSTILHPGIIGRIGMAVLVRGLLLLLPFPILLRRLIFCQATVIGHAYCEHMAVVKLACSETTVNRAYGLAVALLVVGLDVVAIGISYAFILQTVLKVPGGEARLKAFSTCGSHICVILIFYVPGMFSFLTHRFGHHVPHHVHVLLATLYLLVPPALNPLVYGVKTQQIRQRVLRVFSLKGWI from the coding sequence atgatttttgtttcttttctctcttccttctctaagCCATTGACGATGGCCCTTAGTAATTCCAGCTGGAGGCTACTGCAGCCTTCTTTTTTCCTGATGGGCATCCCCGGTTTAGAGGAAAGCCAGCACTGGATAGCAATGCCGCTGAGTGTCCTTTATCTCTTTGCTGTAATGGGCAATGTCACCATCATCTTTATCATCTGGACTGACCCATCCTTGCACCAGCCTATGTACCTCTTTCTGGCCATGCTCTCTGGCATTGACCTGGTGCTGGCATCCTCCACTGCACCCAAAACCCTTGCAGTGCTCCTGGTTCATGCCCATGAGATTGGGTACACTGTCTGCCTGACCCAAATGTTCTTCATCCATGCGTTCTCTTCCATGGAGTCAGGTGTGCTTGTGGCCATGGCTCTGGATCGCTATGTAGCCATTTGTCACCCTCTGCACCATTCCACCATCTTGCATCCAGGGATCATAGGGCGCATTGGAATGGCAGTGCTGGTACGGGGgttactcctcctcctccccttccctatCCTGTTGCGGAGACTTATCTTCTGCCAGGCCACCGTCATAGGCCATGCCTATTGTGAACATATGGCTGTGGTGAAACTTGCCTGCTCAGAAACCACAGTGAACCGAGCTTATGGGTTGGCAGTGGCCCTGCTTGTGGTTGGGCTAGATGTCGTGGCCATTGGTATTTCCTATGCCTTCATCCTCCAGACAGTGCTGAAAGTACCAGGGGGTGAGGCCCGACTTAAGGCCTTTAGCACATGTGGGTCTCACATTTGTGTCATCCTGATCTTCTATGTTCCTGGAATGTTCTCTTTCCTCACTCACCGCTTTGGCCACCATGTACCCCATCATGTCCATGTTCTTCTGGCCACACTCTACCTCCTCGTGCCACCTGCACTCAATCCTCTTGTCTATGGGGTGAAGACTCAGCAGATCCGCCAGCGAGTACTCAGGGTATTCTCCCTAAAAGGATGGATCTGA